The following nucleotide sequence is from [Limnothrix rosea] IAM M-220.
CGAACAATTAAATCTTTATTGGGAATTTCATCATTATTTGCCAAAGAAATGGCTGTACTGCCACTCAGAGCTTGGGTTTTTATTTCGTGGGTGGGCGACGTTAAATTCTGGATCGGAACGCCTGCATCAATTTCTAGATTGACATTAATATCCTGACCTGAACGGCTTTGGGGTACATTTTTTTGTTGAGCTAAACCGCCAATACTTGAGGCTTGAATATTGCCATCACCGTAACGGGGAGCCACCACCATCGGGAAAATAAATTCGTAATCTTCCCCTTCAAATTTCAGGCTATTGCTGTAGCGAATGGTCACTTCAATTTCTTCGCCGGGCAAAATATTTGCCAATGATTGCGTGAAAATATTGTCCCGTTCTTGTTCGAGCAGGGCTGCTGTTTTGCCATCATCTTTGGCCTCTTCGTAAATGGCTTCCGCTTCTTCGGCGCGTTTAATCACACCACGAATGGTTTCGTCGCCAATTTTGATTTCCATATCGTCCACTGCCGCATCATCAGGCAACGGAAATTTGTAGATTGCTTCGAGGGGTTTATCGTAGGGGTTGGCAAAGGTTTGGACGACTTCTACCTCGGCAATATTTCCCGATACTTTCGCATCAACGTCGGTATTTTTGAGGGTTAAATTTTGCTCCTCGCCGTCAATGGTGGCGTACAAACCTCCGTAAACGGGCTGGGTATCGGGCTGATTAGGATTTTGAAGAACGACGGACGGATTTAGTTTTTGGCGAATCGGTTCTAGCAAAGCATTACAGCCCACCACACTTAACCCCAGCAATAATGAGGCGGCGATCGCCTTTTTTACGGGAGACTTTTTCCGTTTAGCGGGGGCATGAAGATCTTCTAAAACATCATCGGCACGTTGATAACGACGGTTGGTTGCCGGTTCGAGAAGCTTGTTGAGAATGCCTGTTAATTTCGGGTCAAATTTCTTATCGACAAAATCCTGCCAGACCCATTTGTTGTCGCCCGTGTCGAGTAAATCAAAGGGGGCGATCGCCGTGAGGAGATGGATGCAAGTAACTCCGAGACTATAGAGATCGCTCGCAAAAGTTGCCTTGCCCCGCACCTGTTCTGGCGCGATAAATGCGGCGGAACCGATAACCGTTCCCGTTTTACCTAAAGTCGTTTCCGTGGCATGTTTTGATGCGCCGAAATCTACTAAAACTAACGTTGATTTTTCTACTGCGTTGGTGGGAGTGCGGCGAATAATATTTTCCGGTTTAATATCACGATGGATCACTTGGTGGCGATGGATCATCCGCAATACGGGCAATAATTCCTTTAATAAATGAGTAATATCTGCCGCCGTAAATTTGCCCATTTCTTTTAATTCTTGGGCGAGGTTTTTACCATCGATAAATTCTTGGACTAGATATTGGCGATCGCCAGCCTGAAAATAACCGTAGAGCGTTGGAATTTGGTTGTGATTACCGAGACTTTGTAGTCGTTTTGCTTCCTGCTCGAATAGCTCAATGGCTTTCTCCTTAGCCTGCACCTGCTGCGGTAAAAACTGCTTAATCGCGCAACATTTTTGCTGGGGATGCTCTTGATCAATCGCCTTAAACGTCCGCCCAAATCCCCCTTGCCCCAATAATTCGATCAGCCGATATCGTCCCTCTAAAAGAAGATTTTCGCCGCAATTTTGGCAATCAATCGTAGTTAAATCATTTTGGGGATTCGTACATTGCGGGTTAGGGCAGAGGCTAAACTCAGACATGGTTCGTCACAGATTGCTATCGTTCTGGCTTCATCCTAAAAGGCGATCGCCCCCGTTCCCGCGACGTTACCAATACTGAAACCTTCTCCGAAAAGCACCATCCGAGTTCGGCGATCGCGACGTTGTGATTGCGCGAGATGATTACATGAAAAAACATACTTCACACCACTGACTACTACCTAGACATCCCACGAAAACCACTGCAAACCAATCACTTTTAGATATTTGTAAAGAAATATAAATCAAAATCTCTAACTAAAGAAAGAGCCTCTTCCCTTCCGTAATCCAGTCCTTTAGAGAGAGTAAGAAAAAAGAAATATGCATCAAGTGACTGAGACAAAAATGTGTCGATTGAGCCAAGAATAAAAAGACTAAATTTACTAATATTGTTGGTAGTTAATTGGAAAAAAGCGACTTTTTCGAGAGTCTGTCTCAACAGTATAGGCCTTCAAAAAATAAATCACCGATTTATACAAACAGAGTATAGATCAAATGTGTGAAAACTTTTCAAATAAGCAAAGATACTTCTCGGAAACCATCACAATTAGTAAAAAGGTAACAATATGATTAATATAATTGCTTGGATTATTTTGGGTTTATTAGCCGGGGCGATCGCCAAAGCCATTTACCCCGGACAC
It contains:
- a CDS encoding protein kinase domain-containing protein, which encodes MSEFSLCPNPQCTNPQNDLTTIDCQNCGENLLLEGRYRLIELLGQGGFGRTFKAIDQEHPQQKCCAIKQFLPQQVQAKEKAIELFEQEAKRLQSLGNHNQIPTLYGYFQAGDRQYLVQEFIDGKNLAQELKEMGKFTAADITHLLKELLPVLRMIHRHQVIHRDIKPENIIRRTPTNAVEKSTLVLVDFGASKHATETTLGKTGTVIGSAAFIAPEQVRGKATFASDLYSLGVTCIHLLTAIAPFDLLDTGDNKWVWQDFVDKKFDPKLTGILNKLLEPATNRRYQRADDVLEDLHAPAKRKKSPVKKAIAASLLLGLSVVGCNALLEPIRQKLNPSVVLQNPNQPDTQPVYGGLYATIDGEEQNLTLKNTDVDAKVSGNIAEVEVVQTFANPYDKPLEAIYKFPLPDDAAVDDMEIKIGDETIRGVIKRAEEAEAIYEEAKDDGKTAALLEQERDNIFTQSLANILPGEEIEVTIRYSNSLKFEGEDYEFIFPMVVAPRYGDGNIQASSIGGLAQQKNVPQSRSGQDINVNLEIDAGVPIQNLTSPTHEIKTQALSGSTAISLANNDEIPNKDLIVRYQVTGKETQSTMLAQADQRGGHFATYLIPAVEYQTEEVVPKDVVFLMDTSGSQRGAAIAQSKALMQHFIQGLNPQDTFTIIDFSSVTKKLSEQPLANTEENRKKALNYVSEINAGGGTELMNGINEVVNFPETEDGRLRTIVLLTDGLIGDDRTIVGMIENQLKPGNRIFTFGVGHSTNHFLINRLAEVGRGESEIIPEQDDPQEVVAEFFEEIENPVLTNVEVSWVGGGDRPEIYPEHMPDLYDNQPLVIHGRKGDRQNGQLKITGTMAGGKPYEKVFDVNFDQVQGNGAIAQLWGRAKIKEYMNDMYWMETTEGVNTVTETALDYRLVSDYTSFVAVSDEVRVNPDAQTFTEEVPLETPEGLELETTASPNIAGDVAAESAVTQPITYQAPIPTSAPIAKNVAPSQSSQSNSQDVPEPSHIIGNLIVLITLGFFFWKRRQAKKLEQTQEAKG